In Triticum aestivum cultivar Chinese Spring chromosome 5B, IWGSC CS RefSeq v2.1, whole genome shotgun sequence, the following proteins share a genomic window:
- the LOC123117617 gene encoding B3 domain-containing protein Os06g0194400 — protein sequence MAEANSYEEQRRRQMEENRRKLDELRLHHLSAAVREAAARPNPNPNPKPKPKRKAPEPGDLRRSGRVAGLPEQPDYLEGAQHRDEQGVYAAYDARIWKGPTDEERAAAVARAEELRRRIHRIRRPAFVKTLTHVCASRAKLMMIPKHFIEHLPAHDEAVVLVDEAGVEFHMLCNASKQGICYLSKGWREFAVHHDLENGDCLVFQLIESAKFKVYIFRANPDYESNETSDDSEDEQ from the exons ATGGCGGAAGCGAACTCGTACGAGGAGCAGCGCCGGCGGCAGATGGAGGAGAACCGCCGGAAGCTCGACGAGCTGCGCCTGCACCACCTCTCCGCCGCCGTCCGCGAGGCCGCCGCCAGGcccaaccccaaccccaaccccaagCCCAAGCCG AAGCGGAAGGCCCCGGAGCCCGGCGATCTCCGGCGGTCCGGCCGCGTCGCCGGCCTCCCGGAGCAGCCCGACTACCTCGAGGGCGCGCAGCACCGCGACGAGCAGGGGGTGTACGCCGCATACGACGCCCGTATTTGGAAAGGACCGACCGACGAGGAgagggccgccgccgtcgccagggCCGAGGAGCTCCGGCGCCGGATCCACCGCATTCGCCGGCCCGCCTTCGTCAAGACCTTGACCCACGTCTGCGCCAGCAGGGCAAAACTGATG ATGATCCCGAAGCACTTCATCGAGCACCTCCCGGCGCACGATGAGGCGGTCGTCTTGGTGGATGAGGCGGGTGTCGAGTTCCACATGCTGTGCAATGCCAGCAAACAGGGCATCTGCTACCTCAGCAAGGGGTGGAGAGAGTTTGCCGTCCACCATGACCTTGAAAACGGCGATTGCTTGGTTTTCCAGCTGATAGAAAGCGCAAAGTTCAAG GTCTACATTTTCAGAGCAAACCCAGACTATGAAAGCAATGAAACTTCCGATGACTCTGAGGATGAACAGTAA